The following are encoded together in the Desulfitobacterium chlororespirans DSM 11544 genome:
- a CDS encoding TIGR04076 family protein produces MKVEMNVKSIKRHCAAGYKEGDKVIYSEPNITSCEGSPLCLYALSSFIPYLTAFGRETEDKDWINQLRELQCPDPANTVVFSLRRN; encoded by the coding sequence ATGAAGGTAGAAATGAACGTAAAAAGCATAAAAAGGCATTGTGCGGCAGGATATAAGGAAGGGGATAAGGTGATTTATTCTGAACCCAATATCACCTCCTGTGAAGGCAGCCCCCTTTGCCTATATGCGTTGAGCAGCTTCATTCCTTACCTGACTGCCTTCGGCAGGGAAACAGAAGACAAGGACTGGATTAACCAGCTTAGGGAGCTGCAATGCCCTGATCCTGCCAATACGGTGGTCTTTTCCTTGCGGCGGAATTGA
- a CDS encoding MFS transporter, translating to MGKISISDVVDQIGVSKYTYKTYFLVGLTLIFCGFSYMIVSYTMPQMSAEWGLTKVQTGSLASWSLLGLMVGGMIAGIISDSIGRKKGLAIFTIWFSLLTFPIYFVNSFEAFAILRILGGVGFGACIPIAITLMAENVPTKNRGFFISSIMSFYVLGWVVAGVVAIYVVPTFGWRVCYLIGVLPVLYAFVLMAALQESPHWLLGKGREKEAIEVLKRIEMVSKGKANDYAPGSLFLPPRPKKVGVGALFSREYRRATMALWIIYFMGSVVIYGINGWLPTLLVDKGYGLVKGYSFAVLQNVFGAIGGLCTGYVADIIGRRTNVIIGWIATAAAILLLGVASNQWMVVICGMLVGLAMNWGLSGTQPLLAEGYPTEFRSTGVASAQAFGRVGGFLGPIVAGYVQQLGVGFTGTFVFFAVPAVIASFVALFFVVETKGKSIERISANA from the coding sequence ATGGGCAAAATTTCGATTTCCGATGTAGTGGATCAAATAGGCGTCTCAAAGTATACGTATAAAACCTACTTTTTAGTAGGCCTTACCCTCATTTTCTGTGGATTCAGCTATATGATTGTTTCCTACACCATGCCTCAGATGTCTGCAGAATGGGGACTGACCAAGGTTCAAACGGGGAGTCTGGCATCATGGAGTCTTTTGGGGCTGATGGTGGGCGGAATGATCGCAGGAATTATTTCCGACAGTATTGGCCGGAAAAAGGGTCTGGCCATTTTCACCATATGGTTTTCTTTACTCACCTTTCCCATTTATTTTGTTAACAGCTTTGAAGCCTTTGCTATTTTAAGGATCTTAGGCGGGGTTGGCTTTGGTGCTTGCATCCCCATCGCCATTACTTTGATGGCGGAGAATGTGCCCACGAAAAACAGAGGGTTTTTCATCTCTTCCATCATGTCCTTCTATGTTTTGGGTTGGGTCGTGGCCGGTGTGGTGGCGATTTATGTGGTTCCCACCTTTGGCTGGAGAGTGTGTTATTTAATCGGAGTGCTGCCCGTTCTCTACGCCTTCGTTTTAATGGCGGCTCTTCAAGAATCTCCCCATTGGTTATTAGGTAAAGGGAGAGAGAAAGAAGCCATTGAGGTTCTTAAGCGCATTGAGATGGTAAGCAAAGGAAAAGCCAACGACTATGCTCCGGGCAGCTTGTTCCTGCCTCCTCGCCCGAAAAAGGTTGGCGTTGGAGCCCTTTTCTCCCGGGAGTATCGCCGAGCAACCATGGCCCTTTGGATCATTTATTTTATGGGTTCCGTGGTGATTTATGGCATCAACGGCTGGCTGCCTACTCTGCTTGTGGATAAGGGGTACGGCTTGGTCAAAGGATATTCCTTCGCCGTCCTGCAAAATGTTTTTGGTGCCATCGGAGGTCTGTGTACGGGTTATGTGGCGGATATCATCGGGCGGAGAACCAATGTGATTATCGGTTGGATAGCGACCGCGGCTGCCATACTTCTGCTGGGGGTTGCCTCAAATCAGTGGATGGTAGTGATCTGCGGGATGTTGGTTGGCCTGGCTATGAACTGGGGTCTGAGCGGAACACAGCCCCTGCTGGCTGAGGGATATCCTACGGAATTCCGAAGTACGGGGGTTGCTTCGGCTCAGGCTTTCGGACGGGTTGGAGGATTTCTTGGCCCTATCGTTGCCGGGTATGTTCAGCAGCTGGGGGTAGGCTTCACCGGCACCTTTGTCTTCTTTGCCGTTCCGGCGGTGATTGCCTCTTTTGTAGCCTTATTCTTTGTGGTTGAAACCAAAGGAAAAAGTATCGAAAGAATTAGTGCCAACGCCTGA
- a CDS encoding acyl-CoA dehydrogenase family protein: MSDLPKGGSFLFGETRFQDVFTPEDFTLEHKMLYRTAMGFVTDRVLAVMEELEEKRDGLNKQLIQEAGELGLNGLDIPEEYDGLDLDKISTTIVAECIGKGGSFAMTQGGHTGIGSMPIVMFGTHEQKKKYLPGIVSGEKAGAYALTEPGAGSDAMSAKTRADLSPDGKYYLLNGTKQFITNSAFADLFIVYAKIAGDKYTAFIVDADSEGLSLGPEEKKMGIKGSSTRQVILDNVKVPVENVLFEIGRGHIVAFNILNLGRYKLAANALGASKHALELAAAYANERKQFGTPIANFGLIKEKLAKMAIKTYVMESMLYRTGGLLDGILHGLDTSGENGGQIAAKGIEEYALECSMNKIFATEAQGYVVDEGVQIHGGYGYCSEYSIERLYRDARIYRIFEGTNEINRTIIPITLLRRADKGDLPLQEAVQKLKEYIAAGGAAREDEAGLIQAAKDMFLLTMAAGLQKYGKNLQKEQEIVGKLADLAIQAFAMESAWLRTQKAVAKEGETKAKLKGWMTSAFIYGNMGYLESIAKEILSALAEGQELESLLKDLQAVTQCTLRNTIALHRDIAAAVSEAGKYAV, from the coding sequence ATGAGCGACTTACCAAAAGGGGGGAGCTTTCTCTTCGGGGAAACCAGGTTTCAGGATGTTTTTACCCCTGAGGACTTTACCCTTGAGCATAAGATGCTTTATCGAACGGCGATGGGCTTTGTGACGGATCGCGTTTTGGCGGTTATGGAGGAGTTGGAAGAGAAGCGGGATGGTCTGAACAAACAGCTTATCCAAGAAGCTGGTGAATTAGGACTTAATGGGCTGGATATTCCCGAGGAATACGACGGTTTGGATCTGGATAAAATCAGCACCACCATTGTTGCCGAGTGCATAGGAAAGGGCGGTTCCTTTGCCATGACCCAGGGGGGACATACCGGCATCGGCAGTATGCCCATCGTCATGTTCGGCACCCATGAACAAAAGAAAAAGTATCTGCCGGGGATCGTCAGCGGAGAAAAGGCGGGGGCCTATGCTTTGACGGAACCGGGAGCCGGCTCCGATGCCATGTCGGCGAAAACCCGGGCGGATCTGAGTCCCGATGGCAAATATTATCTGTTAAACGGAACCAAGCAGTTTATCACCAATTCCGCCTTTGCCGATCTCTTTATTGTTTATGCCAAAATCGCTGGGGATAAGTATACGGCCTTTATCGTCGATGCCGATTCCGAGGGGCTGTCCCTGGGACCGGAAGAAAAGAAGATGGGGATCAAAGGCTCCTCCACCAGGCAGGTCATCCTGGATAATGTCAAAGTACCTGTGGAGAATGTTCTGTTTGAAATTGGGAGAGGTCATATTGTCGCCTTTAACATTTTAAACTTAGGCCGTTATAAGCTTGCTGCCAATGCCTTAGGAGCTTCCAAGCATGCCCTGGAATTAGCGGCTGCCTATGCCAATGAGCGCAAACAGTTCGGGACCCCGATTGCCAATTTTGGCTTGATCAAGGAAAAGCTTGCTAAGATGGCCATTAAAACCTATGTGATGGAAAGTATGCTCTACCGTACGGGAGGTCTTTTGGACGGGATACTCCATGGCCTGGACACTTCCGGTGAGAATGGGGGACAGATTGCCGCCAAGGGAATTGAGGAGTACGCTCTGGAGTGTTCCATGAACAAGATTTTTGCTACAGAGGCTCAGGGCTATGTAGTGGATGAAGGAGTCCAAATTCACGGCGGGTACGGGTATTGTTCCGAATACAGCATCGAAAGGCTCTATAGGGATGCCCGGATTTACCGGATTTTTGAAGGAACCAACGAGATTAACCGGACGATTATTCCGATTACCTTATTGCGGCGGGCGGACAAAGGGGATTTGCCCCTCCAGGAGGCTGTCCAAAAGCTGAAAGAGTACATCGCGGCCGGGGGAGCGGCAAGAGAAGATGAAGCCGGATTGATCCAGGCAGCAAAGGATATGTTCCTGCTGACCATGGCCGCCGGCCTGCAGAAGTACGGAAAGAATCTCCAGAAAGAACAGGAGATTGTCGGCAAACTGGCAGATTTGGCAATCCAGGCTTTTGCCATGGAGAGTGCCTGGTTGCGGACCCAAAAGGCTGTGGCCAAGGAGGGTGAGACTAAGGCAAAACTGAAGGGCTGGATGACGAGTGCCTTTATTTATGGAAATATGGGCTACCTTGAGTCCATCGCCAAGGAAATCTTATCCGCTCTGGCCGAGGGTCAGGAGCTGGAGAGCTTGTTGAAGGATTTGCAGGCAGTGACCCAATGCACTTTGCGGAACACCATCGCTCTGCATAGAGATATCGCTGCGGCAGTATCCGAGGCAGGTAAATACGCGGTCTAA
- a CDS encoding electron transfer flavoprotein subunit beta/FixA family protein: MNIVVCVKQTIDTEAKIVLNSDGKVDTNGVTLVINPLDEYAIEEALRMKEKFGGEVTVVTLGGEEATAAIRGALAMGADQAIHIKDPALGEVDEGIVAAILAKAVESLPYDLILTGVMDTDMGSAQVAVRMAEKLGLPSISSVTKLDINGSQATALRVIDGGLATLEVTLPAVITVVQGINEVRYPSVAGIMKAKKKPLTTVKLRDLGLSAPDLALQAKVTHYTLPAPRKGGRILPGEAAESTRELARLLREEAKVL, encoded by the coding sequence ATGAACATTGTGGTATGCGTTAAGCAAACGATTGATACAGAAGCGAAAATAGTTTTGAACAGCGATGGCAAAGTAGACACCAATGGGGTCACTCTGGTTATCAATCCTTTAGATGAGTATGCCATTGAAGAGGCTCTCCGGATGAAGGAGAAATTTGGCGGTGAAGTAACCGTGGTCACCCTTGGAGGAGAAGAAGCTACGGCGGCCATTCGCGGCGCCTTAGCTATGGGTGCCGATCAAGCGATTCACATTAAGGACCCTGCCCTGGGGGAGGTGGATGAGGGCATAGTCGCCGCTATACTGGCCAAAGCGGTGGAGTCCCTCCCTTATGACCTCATTTTAACAGGAGTTATGGACACAGATATGGGTTCGGCTCAGGTTGCAGTGCGTATGGCTGAAAAATTGGGGCTTCCTTCCATCAGCAGTGTCACTAAATTGGATATTAACGGCAGTCAGGCAACAGCCCTGCGGGTTATCGACGGCGGACTGGCAACCCTTGAGGTCACACTTCCCGCAGTCATAACCGTAGTTCAAGGGATCAATGAAGTTCGTTATCCATCCGTCGCCGGAATTATGAAAGCGAAGAAAAAACCATTGACCACCGTTAAACTAAGGGATTTAGGACTGAGTGCCCCCGACTTGGCGCTGCAGGCAAAGGTTACTCACTATACTTTGCCTGCCCCGAGAAAAGGCGGCAGAATACTTCCTGGTGAAGCAGCAGAATCCACTCGTGAATTGGCACGCCTGCTCCGCGAGGAAGCTAAAGTTCTCTAA
- a CDS encoding 3-hydroxyacyl-CoA dehydrogenase family protein gives MTMTKIGVLGAGSMGGGIAHLAAVKGLDVILCDVEQRFVHGAVQRIAGFLDKSVAKQKMTVEEKDAALQRITTTTNMEDLASVPLVIEAIFEDMDIKKTAFQKLDQICGPETIIASNTSSMSITTLAAATSRPDRVVGMHFFNPPLIMRLVEVIRGYYTSDETVARVSDVSRAMGKTPVEVKKDTPGFIVNRIMMPQFLEAVRIAEEGIASIEDIDTAVKLGLNYPMGPFELMDFTGVEISVHVSDYFVEEYKDMKWNAPQLLKNIVRAGRLGKKTGAGWYDYDK, from the coding sequence ATGACAATGACAAAGATAGGGGTTTTGGGAGCAGGTTCTATGGGTGGCGGGATTGCCCACCTGGCAGCGGTGAAGGGCTTGGATGTGATTCTTTGCGATGTTGAGCAGCGGTTCGTCCACGGGGCCGTCCAGCGCATTGCCGGTTTTCTGGATAAGAGTGTGGCTAAGCAAAAAATGACGGTTGAAGAAAAAGACGCCGCTTTGCAGCGCATCACCACTACCACCAATATGGAGGATCTAGCGTCGGTTCCTTTGGTCATTGAGGCGATTTTCGAAGACATGGATATAAAAAAGACGGCCTTTCAGAAATTGGATCAGATTTGCGGCCCGGAAACGATCATTGCCTCCAATACCTCCTCCATGTCCATCACCACTTTAGCAGCAGCCACCTCCCGCCCGGATCGGGTCGTGGGTATGCACTTCTTTAATCCGCCCCTGATTATGCGTTTGGTCGAAGTCATCCGCGGTTATTACACCAGCGATGAGACGGTGGCTAGAGTATCCGATGTTTCCAGGGCCATGGGGAAAACCCCCGTTGAAGTGAAGAAGGATACTCCGGGCTTTATCGTCAACCGGATCATGATGCCCCAATTTCTGGAGGCGGTTCGCATCGCCGAGGAAGGAATCGCCTCTATCGAGGACATTGATACCGCCGTCAAGCTTGGTCTGAATTACCCCATGGGCCCTTTTGAACTCATGGACTTCACCGGCGTAGAAATTTCTGTCCACGTCTCCGATTATTTCGTTGAAGAATACAAAGATATGAAATGGAATGCGCCCCAATTGCTCAAGAACATTGTCCGGGCCGGACGCCTGGGCAAAAAGACCGGCGCCGGCTGGTACGATTATGACAAATAA
- a CDS encoding enoyl-CoA hydratase: MPENRVVELTVCNGVGVITINNPPVNALTLEVRGQLKETLNEVEENTEIRVIVITGMGSKCFVAGADIKDFPNQFKEGPRENATIYKEMLSYLENTPRPVICAVNGLALGGGLELALACDIRIADEKAKLGLTEVLLGLLPGLGGTQRLARLVGPAKAKELLFSGKIVKADEALRIGLVNEVVPAGESLNEALKLAEKLAKGAGIAMGYDKLLINKGMELSLVDALEMEMNYVEKVFETEDLREGLDAFINKREAVFKNR; the protein is encoded by the coding sequence ATGCCGGAAAATAGAGTGGTCGAGCTTACCGTTTGTAATGGAGTGGGGGTTATTACAATCAATAATCCGCCCGTCAATGCTCTGACCTTAGAAGTAAGAGGACAATTGAAAGAAACCTTAAATGAAGTGGAAGAGAACACGGAGATTAGAGTCATAGTCATTACCGGAATGGGATCTAAGTGCTTTGTGGCCGGTGCGGACATTAAAGATTTTCCCAATCAGTTTAAAGAAGGTCCCCGGGAAAATGCCACCATCTACAAAGAAATGCTCTCCTATTTGGAGAATACCCCCAGACCCGTGATCTGTGCTGTCAATGGCCTTGCCTTAGGCGGGGGGCTTGAACTGGCTTTAGCTTGTGATATCAGAATAGCGGATGAAAAGGCCAAGCTGGGCCTTACAGAAGTTCTGCTCGGTCTGCTTCCGGGACTTGGGGGCACCCAAAGACTGGCACGGCTGGTGGGACCGGCGAAAGCGAAAGAACTTTTATTCAGTGGAAAAATTGTCAAAGCGGATGAGGCCCTTAGAATCGGCTTAGTCAATGAAGTTGTCCCCGCCGGTGAATCTTTGAATGAAGCTCTTAAACTAGCTGAGAAGTTGGCTAAAGGGGCCGGTATCGCCATGGGTTACGATAAGCTGTTAATCAATAAAGGCATGGAACTCAGTTTAGTGGATGCCCTGGAAATGGAAATGAACTATGTAGAAAAGGTTTTTGAGACGGAGGATCTCCGGGAAGGTCTCGATGCCTTCATCAATAAACGTGAAGCGGTGTTTAAAAATCGTTAG